GAAATTGCCGAAGGTACAGGTGAGGGAGCAATTCAGTAAACCTCCCCGACTATAGAATGAGTAGACGGTGGTCAAATGCAGAGCATGAGGATAAACAATCTTCAGGTTCTCAGAGGTGGAGGCACCATTACCTGCATTCATCTAAAGATCTGAACTGAAACTGCCAATACATTTCGTGCACAGTCCTCCGGGGCGTTTTGTCATTTACATCGTATTATGGGTCAATTACAGTTGAAACACAATTGGCCTGAGTCTTTTTATGGGGAAAACTCCCTGGGAGTTTGCCTGATCACCTTCTGCATTAACACACGAGGACAGGGATCCTGGGAGAATCTCTCCTGCCCTCGCTCACTCACCAGCTGCCGGCAGAGTTTAGGGTTCCTTTGATCCTCTTCACTCTGGAAGCCGTATTCCTTCCTCTGTCTCAGATACGGAGAACAGGCTCGAAAAGTCGTTTTGCAAGCCTGAGAGAAAGATTACCATCTCATTGTCAACTATATTAGAGAATTGTATAATCCCAAGCAAGGAAAAGCGTTGCTCCCTGTCTGTGGTCTGGGAGCCACAGAGAGTGTGAAAGTAACTTCCAGGAAGTCTGAAAACTTGAACCTTAAAGAATTTACGCTTATAAAATGACTATGTCTATAACTTGCCGCTGGTGGGGAGGACAAAGCATTATAGTTTACCACAGCCCTTGTTATCGGCTCATCCAAAGTAGTACTGGCTTCTGAATTCCCAATCTCAAtcccaatttctctctctcccctccctccctccctcatgcactaatttaacaaacaaacaaaaaaaacccaggtgATTTGGTGGAATCCTTTGCTCCTGATGGTTTTGGAACTCTCACCTGCTCCAAAGCAGCCCTGAGGTTGATCCAACCCTGTTAGGACACATTTTCTCcgagaataaaacaaaagctcCATGGGAAACTAAGAAGCCAAGGGTGGGAAATCTGCACTAGGCACAGTGACAAAAGCTAACTGGGTGTGAATAGCCCCTTCTAGGGGCCGCTGCCCCTGGGAATGAACCAGCACACCTCCCCCGcctcacccctccacccctgTCAATCTGAGTTCATCCAGCATTGACAGGCGCTGGGActgggcaggtggggcaggagtGAGTGGAAAATAACACTCCTGTTCAGAGGGCGAGATCACCCACCCAGGAGGCACTCTTTCCAGGATTCATATGGATGCACTGCTAAGTGTCCACGACTGAACAGGCAGGAACTGAGGGCCTGGCATCTTAACTCTGCAGGGCTGCATCCCGAGTCCCTGGCACAGGGGGTTCACGTGGTGGGTTGGGGAGCCACGGACTTACCTTGGCAACCTGGGGATTCCTATCCTGTAAATGGGTCAGGAGGGAGTCTTGAGTCTGCTTCACCTGACTGGTGAAAAAGCTCTTCCATTTCCGTCCAGCAAAGGCAGCCAATTGCCCAAACAAGACAAAAGCCGAGTATCTCAGGCTGTCATTCTCCTGTGGGTCCCCCGTGAACAGAACAACAAAACCCAGGTCATTACCGAGAGGTAACCGCGTCGGGGTTGGGTGGGGGACAGAGTGGAGTCTTCAGTGAATCTCTCCACCAGCAGAGGAGAGGATTAATCAGACTGAGAGATCACTAGTGCTACTCTCagcttttttcttcattatttaatgTTTTGGAGACAGAATACATCTAtatggttcaaaattcaaaataaccaaaaagatttataaaaaaaGTAAgtctccttcccacctctctctACCAGCAGCCACATTTCCTGTCCCACTAGGTCATAAATTTTGTGTGTATCCCTCcagaaaattaagaagaaaaaaaaaatatatatatatatatataaatagctcttttccacatttttacaaaaatggaagTGGACCATCCCATGGTTAGACAccttgaatttttgtttgtttggaggggcggtaattagatttatttatttatttttatttacttattttttaatggagtcgtgcatgctaagcactcactctactactaagctataccctcccccctgcaccTTGATTTTTCATCAAACGGCCTATCTGGGAGCTCTTTCCTGGTCAATACATAAAAGGATTTTTTTGGCTGCATCATAATGCATTCAACTCATCTCCTGTTTATTACGCCCAGGATTTTTGCCAGGCCATCTCTCTTTATTTTAGACTGTTTCTCCTACCTGCAGCGGAAGTAACAATTCTGTTTCTTCCCTGACACCCTGTCAGTTCTCCCTGCTTTTGGTCACAGATGCTTAGGAAGACTGCAGACCACTGATCATTTTGTGaagtatttaaaactattttttagcaCATGTGACATACAGAAACTGCTTTAGCGTCATAGTTTCTTCACTGTTCTACCCgtgtgtgggggggagggtgtgggagtGTGTGTAATTCAattcaactaacatttattgagacctGACTCTACGCAAAGCACTACACTAATGCTATGAGATGGACAGAGATGTGTAAGGGGGTGCCTGTCCCCTGGGAGGCCGACAGTCATCTGATGGGGGCACAGCACAGGGCAGGTAGGGATGAGGGCTATGATAGAAACTGTTGAAACAGCTCCCTGGGAGTATTCCTAGGATTCTACATGATAAGGGCTTCCTGATCCAAAATTACAGTtcacctgcatttaaaaaatgattgcatGAAAACAAGCCCCGGACAGGAAGACAGCACCTCCAGACAGATTTAGAGACATTTCCCCGAAGATATCAATTTATAATCCAGGGCGGTGGAGTACagaccttcctctcccctccccggaGAGGACCAGTTTACATCGCAGAGCAGAGGTCCCTCCATCTCTCCGAGAGGGAGGAGAGGCAAATGCACCGGCACCTCCTATAGAAGCTCCAAGTGTCATAATTTCAAGGTTTCTCTTCCTCCCGTGTGGCGGTGCAGGTACGTCTGGCTCTCGGGGAGTGAGTCTACGGGGAATTAGGTGTGGGGAACCCCCGCTAAATGCAAAGTCTGTTCCCTGTTCTGCAGGTcttgtctttctgtgtgtgtgtgtgtgtgtgtgtgtgtgtgtgtgtgtgactgtggcAGGATAACCAGTTCCCTAAAGGGAGGTGTCTCAGAGTCCTCACGTTTTCTGTGTCAGGGCACTTTTTGCCCAGCCCGCCTGTCACCTGGCAGTGAAGAGTGCAAGCCCCGTAGTCAGAGGGCCTGGTTTCATATCTGCTTACTAACTCTGCGACCCTTGGGCAGGTTACCTAACCTTTccgtgccttggtttcctcatctataaagtaaaGATAATAGTGCTGAtctcacagggttattgtgaaggTGATatgagataatccatgtaaaCTGCCTGGCACTGTGCCTGGGACACAGTAGGAGCTCCCTAAACGGGAACTACTATTATTCTTCCATTTATAAGGCAGCGTTGAACACTTGTGGGCAtcacattgtatatatatatacacatactcctTTATTATGATGAAAACTCCTTGAGGGCTGGGGGTGGAACTCTGCACCTCTTTCTATGTCTTCCCTAACCCCCAGCACAGCACGAGTCTCTCAACCAGATTTCTTAATAAATGTGTGAATAACAGAGGCCTTGTTTCCTGAGCAGCACACCACCCAGGCCTCCCATTTCTAATCCCACTTTGACTTTAAGGCCCCGCAGTCCTCCTGAGCTGTCTCACTCACGTCATCCAGCAAAGTCCGGGCCTGAAGTGTGATGTCTATGAAGAAGGAGCCCAAGCCTTTCCCCTGCATCTTGCCCAGGATGATGGTCAGGGTCTTCACGCTCTCATGGATGACTTCAGAACTCACCGGGTCATACAGTCCATGTACCAGCAAGTCCAGGACAATTTTCTTATACTTTCTGACCTGTTAGCAAGGTTTGAAAAGCATTAGTAGCACAGAGATTGTTCCCCATGAGTTGAAAAGCAGCTCCACCTCTAATCTTCCAATAACCTAGGACTTGGACTAAGAGATCATGGCCTTCTTCAGCACCTGCCACAACTCTCATCAAAACACAAATGCTTCCATGAACTTGACCCACGAGCCCAACTCGGTCTTGGGAGGAGAACAGACGTTGCAGTCTGGACCGCGGCCTCTGGGTGGGTGAGGCTGGCAGGTGGTGGACTTGGATGATCTAGGACCCGGGGCTTACTGAGCACCTTTACAGGGGACAAGGTGAAATGGTCACTGAAGTTGACAGAGGCTGCAGGAACAGGTGGGGACAACATCTTTTACTAAACAAGCATAAATGATTACAAGTATTAAATTCACCAGAAGGTGAAGTCCAGCTGTGTGCTAATCTTCACCACAGCTCTGCTTCCCAAGGCTGGCCATCCTGAGATGTGATGACCCTAAGATGACCCCAAATGAGTCATGTGTGCCTTTGCACAAGCTCCTTCCCTTGAGTGTGGAAGGAGCCAGCGACTTGCTTCTGGCCTAACAAATATGACAGTGGTGATGGATGTCATTCCCGTGGTTCCTTTACATTGTGTAAGACTCCACCTTAGCAGATGGGAGTGGGAGACACTCTCCAGCTCGCCTTAAAGAATTAAGCCATCATGTTGTGAGAGGGGTCCCTCCAGGAGCCCCTAGGAGCTGAGGGTGGCCAGTCAGCAAGAAAATAGGGACAACTTAATCATACAACTGGAAGGAACTGAATTCTTCCAACAGCCCCAAAAGCTTGGAAGATGACCCTGAACTTCAGAAAGGAATGCAGTCCGGCCCACACCTTGATGGCACCTAGCTAgatcctgagcagaggacccagccatGCGGTCCCTGGACTCCCCACCCaaggaaactgtgagataataaatgccaGGTCTGGGCTGAACTGTTACACAGCTATAGCTGTATAGCTGATCTATACAGCTAGCACATGAAGGACCACATCCCAGGCCTGGGGACTCCAGACCATGAGGGCTGGCCGAGCGCCCCCTCCCCTTCTTGTCCTACCTTGTCCGGGCGCTCACAGGCCATGGTTCCCAGGCCTCTCATTGCCATATGACGCTTTTTAACACTGGCGTCCTGGGCTCTCTCTGCCAAGATGAAAACCGCATTCTTCAGAGGTTCCCGcttctggagcctcagtttccaagAGACCTGGGTGGCAAGTGAAAATGTACTGATTTAGGAGTGTTCAGAGTCACACCCTTACCCACTGCCCACCCTAATCCCTCCCTATGAAGAAAACCCTGTCTTGCCTGCTCATTTTTACTCCTTCTTTCTCTACTTAATGACACCTGATGTTTGCTGGAAATACATTAGTTTGATCTGCACAGGGAAGAAAcggatggaggaaggggaaaggggtggagaaAAATAATGCAGAGCTAATGTGGAGGGAGGTTTGGGGACTATGGAGAGAGGCGCCCAAGGGCAGCTGTGGGTGTGACGGAGCTGAGAAAGGGGGCTTTAGACGTGGTGACGTGAGAACAGGGATTCTTTCATAGGACAAGGTAAGCTGTGTTCCTCCCGTCTCAAAGGGTTTCCCTGAGTTTCTCTCTTCCCCAGCTCTCCCCCACTTTTCTGCTCTACTTTGTAGCTAAACCTTGAAGGACGTATCTGCCCTTGCTttctccagctcctctcctgcATTCTCTTGGGAACCTCCTGCAGTCAGGTTGatgtccccaccccttccccactccctgcccccagtgTGGCTA
This genomic window from Camelus dromedarius isolate mCamDro1 chromosome 28, mCamDro1.pat, whole genome shotgun sequence contains:
- the MRO gene encoding protein maestro isoform X1, giving the protein MLGQPLSIPTAQPKKKRTPMMSFFSKVSWKLRLQKREPLKNAVFILAERAQDASVKKRHMAMRGLGTMACERPDKVRKYKKIVLDLLVHGLYDPVSSEVIHESVKTLTIILGKMQGKGLGSFFIDITLQARTLLDDENDSLRYSAFVLFGQLAAFAGRKWKSFFTSQVKQTQDSLLTHLQDRNPQVAKACKTTFRACSPYLRQRKEYGFQSEEDQRNPKLCRQLVSERGQERFSQDPCPRVLMQKVIRQTPREFSP
- the MRO gene encoding protein maestro isoform X2; translation: MLGQPLSIPTAQPKKKRTPMMSFFSKVSWKLRLQKREPLKNAVFILAERAQDASVKKRHMAMRGLGTMACERPDKVRKYKKIVLDLLVHGLYDPVSSEVIHESVKTLTIILGKMQGKGLGSFFIDITLQARTLLDDENDSLRYSAFVLFGQLAAFAGRKWKSFFTSQVKQTQDSLLTHLQDRNPQVAKACKTTFRACSPYLRQRKEYGFQSEEDQRNPKLCRQLSHYHPELLQFFYANKIL